A single Verrucomicrobiota bacterium DNA region contains:
- a CDS encoding amidohydrolase — MTIFRFSIKNFTLLSSLFCLIHTVSAQGIKSKLETSIDSYASEYADTAQKIWELAELGYLENESSGLLKSKAEAAGFRIESGVAGIPTAFVATYGSGIPVIGIMGEFDALPGLSQNATTERDPRIEGAAGHACGHHLFGTASLAAAIAIKEQIELGKLKGTIRLYGTPAEEGGSGKVYMGRAGLYDDVDVMLHWHPSDQNNASPQSSNANKSAKFRFYGVAAHAASAPEKGKSALDGVEAMNYMANLMREHVPETTRIHYVITSGGEAPNVVPEFAEVFYYIRHPDYKVVRELFERLVLTAEGAALGTGTTMKYEVIHGNYDVLPNQALAKLMDTNLRTVGGVHYSKEETVFAKDLYETLVQPSRTIGSEKEIAEYKLSSTRGSTDVGDVSWLVPTTGLGTATWVPGTSAHTWQAVSAGGTSIGHKGMINAAKTLAMTAADLFQDPNLIKKARTEWNEARGKDFDYYPLLGDRDPPLDYRK, encoded by the coding sequence ATGACTATTTTTAGATTTTCAATTAAGAATTTCACACTGTTGAGCTCCTTATTCTGCCTGATCCACACCGTAAGCGCGCAAGGCATTAAGAGCAAACTTGAGACATCTATTGATTCGTATGCCTCCGAGTATGCCGATACTGCCCAGAAGATATGGGAACTGGCCGAGCTAGGCTACCTCGAAAACGAGAGCTCGGGGCTCTTGAAGAGTAAAGCCGAAGCGGCAGGGTTTAGAATCGAAAGCGGGGTGGCCGGAATTCCAACAGCATTTGTCGCAACGTATGGAAGTGGAATACCGGTGATAGGTATCATGGGGGAGTTTGATGCGTTGCCGGGCTTATCTCAGAATGCAACGACAGAACGAGATCCGCGCATTGAAGGAGCAGCTGGGCATGCTTGTGGACATCATTTGTTTGGTACGGCATCGTTGGCCGCGGCTATTGCGATCAAGGAACAAATTGAGTTGGGTAAACTGAAAGGGACTATCCGTCTTTATGGGACACCGGCTGAAGAAGGCGGATCCGGGAAAGTCTATATGGGGCGCGCAGGACTTTATGACGATGTAGATGTGATGCTGCATTGGCATCCGTCGGACCAAAACAATGCATCTCCTCAATCATCGAATGCCAATAAATCTGCTAAATTTCGGTTTTATGGAGTTGCGGCACATGCAGCATCCGCACCTGAAAAAGGAAAATCCGCTCTAGATGGCGTAGAGGCGATGAATTATATGGCTAATTTGATGCGTGAACATGTTCCAGAAACCACGCGCATCCATTACGTGATCACTTCAGGTGGAGAAGCCCCCAATGTTGTTCCGGAATTTGCCGAGGTTTTTTATTATATTCGTCATCCGGACTACAAAGTTGTCCGTGAACTTTTTGAACGCTTGGTTCTGACCGCTGAAGGAGCCGCCTTGGGTACGGGCACAACTATGAAATACGAAGTCATTCACGGAAACTACGATGTGCTCCCGAACCAAGCTTTAGCAAAACTCATGGATACAAATCTCCGAACCGTCGGAGGCGTCCATTACTCAAAAGAAGAAACAGTATTTGCAAAGGACCTGTACGAAACACTGGTTCAACCCAGTAGGACAATTGGATCCGAAAAAGAAATCGCCGAGTATAAACTAAGCTCTACTCGAGGATCCACGGATGTCGGAGATGTTAGCTGGCTAGTTCCGACAACCGGATTAGGCACGGCTACGTGGGTACCCGGAACCTCGGCACATACGTGGCAGGCGGTCTCTGCGGGAGGTACCAGTATCGGTCATAAAGGCATGATTAATGCCGCCAAGACACTTGCCATGACAGCCGCCGATCTTTTTCAAGACCCAAATCTCATTAAGAAAGCCCGAACAGAATGGAATGAAGCCCGAGGCAAAGACTTTGATTACTATCCACTCCTGGGTGACCGCGATCCACCACTCGATTACCGGAAATAA